Proteins from one Cicer arietinum cultivar CDC Frontier isolate Library 1 chromosome 3, Cicar.CDCFrontier_v2.0, whole genome shotgun sequence genomic window:
- the LOC101496065 gene encoding probable serine/threonine-protein kinase PBL1 — MGCFTVLKSKKKKSDQFVYVKRVSHNEHAPSVLPEPQPPTRSLRSAPPSFSTTVKPIQLVNKVTSNRIRALSAPSTLDAADQDALASIEYEEQEESKYRGGSMKEQRSSSPQPLPLPSPQGGSALKAIGSFKLGTASGPLHASGPLPLPPTGSLRNFPYEEIAAACYNFSSDRCMSECLSSTIYKAYFGDDPSSSKKFEATVTRLHPSPQGLKEFINEVNTLASLQHPNLCKLLGFHARDGSEHRMLVYERLYHGSLDRLLYGRSDGPSIDWNTRMKIAMCAAQGLTFLHEEGPFQAMYNEFSTANIQIDKDFSAKLSGYGCVGHIPEEEISSSSSAVGNLSMETLEKGMLTPKSNVWSFGIFLLELLTGRKNLDSRHPKEERNLVKWSKPFLADNYRLSLIMDPQLKGRFPSKAARTIADIAQRCLQKEPSERPTMRTVVENLKMIQDLKYSCRFPLQEPAALSGREMSRSPSLNGIVCPAPRLSFSPSRPSVAPVPISPPRWSGVPVLPPRACSSTLSLEEFDRQESRKSSSSARRASVEGF, encoded by the exons ATGGGGTGTTTCACTGTATTGAAGAGCAAGAAGAAGAAGTCCGATCAGTTTGTATATGTAAAACGTGTAAGCCATAACGAGCATGCGCCTTCAGTACTTCCTGAACCTCAACCTCCTACTCGCTCACTACGATCCGCACCTCCTAGTTTTAGTACCACAGTGAAACCCATTCAACTTGTTAATAAAGTCACTAGCAATAGAATACGAGCATTATCTGCTCCATCGACTCTTGATGCAGCAGATCAAGATGCTTTGGCCTCAATTGAGTATGAGGAACAAGAAGAATCAAAATACCGAGGAGGATCAATGAAGGAGCAGCGGTCTTCTAGTCCACAACCTTTACCACTTCCATCTCCTCAGGGGGGAAGTGCATTGAAGGCTATCGGCAGCTTTAAGTTGGGGACTGCTAGTGGTCCTCTACATGCTTCTGGACCTTTGCCGCTTCCACCTACTGGGTCACTTCGGAACTTTCCGTATGAGGAAATTGCCGCTGCTTGCTACAATTTCTCTTCTGATCGATGCATGTCAGAATGTCTTTCGTCCACCATATACAAAGCTTACTTTGGTGATGATCCTTCAAGTTCAAAGAAGTTTGAAGCCACTGTCACACGTCTTCACCCATCACCTCAG GGATTGAAGGAATTCATAAACGAGGTTAATACTCTTGCATCTTTGCAACATCCAAACCTTTGTAAATTGCTAGGATTTCACGCTCGCGATGGTTCAGAACATAGAATGTTGGTCTATGAGAGACTATACCATGGAAGCTTGGACCGCCTATTGTATGGCAGATCTGATGGACCATCAATTGATTGGAATACAAGAATGAAAATTGCAATGTGTGCTGCGCAAGGTCTTACTTTCTTGCACGAAGAAGGGCCTTTTCAG GCAATGTATAATGAATTCTCAACAGCCAACATACAGATTGACAAAGATTTCAGTGCTAAGCTTTCCGGATATGGTTGTGTTGGACATATTCCTGAGGAAGAGATTTCCAGCAGTTCATCT gCTGTTGGAAACCTATCGATGGAGACACTGGAGAAAGGAATGTTGACCCCAAAGAGCAATGTGTGGAGCTTTGGAATTTTTCTTCTGGAGTTACTTACTGGAAGAAAGAATCTCGATAGCCGTCACCCGAAGGAAGAGAGGAATTTAGTCAAATGGAGCAAACCTTTCCTAGCGGATAATTATCGTTTATCGTTGATCATGGACCCTCAACTTAAAGGCCGCTTTCCTTCTAAAGCAGCAAGAACAATAGCCGACATTGCACAAAGATGCCTTCAAAAGGAGCCATCAGAAAGACCTACCATGAGAACTGTTGTTGAGAATCTAAAAATGATACAGGATTTGAAATACTCTTGCAGGTTCCCGTTGCAAGAACCAGCAGCATTATCTGGAAGAGAAATGTCGAGATCGCCAAGTCTTAATGGTATCGTCTGCCCTGCACCTAGGTTGAGCTTCTCTCCATCACGGCCGTCAGTAGCACCGGTACCAATTTCGCCTCCAAGATGGTCCGGGGTGCCTGTCCTTCCACCTCGAGCATGTTCTTCGACTCTCTCCTTGGAAGAGTTTGATAGGCAAGAAAGCCGCAAGTCGTCGTCCTCGGCGAGGAGGGCTAGTGTTGAAGGATTTTGA
- the LOC101496174 gene encoding B3 domain-containing transcription repressor VAL1-like, translating to MKVKDAYESLSMSPIAPPFGNSISYGEKEQSKSSKSEKNVIMASPIQVASPLSAIRRPKNHIYPRYLPKITHQELQQLSGQLKCTIVPLFEKTLTISDVGRLGRMVLPKPCVETYFPPISQPEGIPLQIEDVKGNKLVFRFRFWPNNSSRIYLLEGVNPWIRSMQLQAGDFVTFSRMEPGEKLIMWFRKASISSDQVNDFTVSKGLKRGLPQQELVAHEKKRASDIDSKSKRLQLIDNQDPLMLKLTWEEVQGFLQPSPTVIPNIVVIDDHVFEEYDEPPIIAKKGIFINRMNEQWIQCDMCSEWKKLEGCVENLCDQTRCSCSASMN from the exons ATGAAAGTGAAAGATGCATATGAATCATTGAGTATGTCCCCTATTGCCCCTCCTTTTGGAAATTCAATTTCCTATGGTGAAAAGGAACAAAGTAAAAGTTCAAAGTCAGAGAAAAATGTGATCATGGCATCACCAATTCAAGTTGCAAGTCCCTTATCAGCTATAAGAAGACCAAAAAATCACATATATCCCCGTTATTTGCCTAAGATTACTCATCAAGAATTACAGCAATTATCTGGACA ATTAAAATGTACCATTGTGCCACTATTTGAGAAGACACTAACTATAAGTGATGTTGGTCGACTTGGTCGCATGGTTCTTCCAAAACCATGTGTTGAA acatattttcctccTATTTCACAACCAGAGGGCATTCCGTTACAAATTGAAGATGTGAAAGGGAATAAATTGGTGTTTCGATTTAGATTTTGGCCAAATAATAGCAGCAGGATTTATCTATTAGAAGGTGTAAATCCTTGGATTCGATCTATGCAATTGCAAGCTGGagattttg TGACATTTAGCCGGATGGAACCTGGGGAGAAACTCATAATGTGGTTTCGAAAGGCTTCAATTTCTTCTGATCAGGTAA ATGACTTTACTGTGTCTAAAGGCTTGAAAAGAGGTCTGCCACAACAAGAGCTAGTTGCTCATGAGAAGAAAAGAGCATCTGACATTGATTCAAAAAGTAAGAGGCTGCAGCTTATTGATAACCAAGATCCATTGATGCTGAAACTTACTTGGGAAGAGGTTCAGGGTTTTCTTCAACCATCCCCAACAGTTATCCCAAACATTGTGGTCATTGatgatcatgtttttgaagaatatgAT GAACCTCCTATCATAGCAAAGAAGGGTATATTCATAAATAG GATGAATGAGCAATGGATACAGTGTGATATGTGCTCAGAATGGAAGAAGTTAGAAGGATGTGTGGAGAATTTATGTGATCAAACAAG GTGTTCATGCTCAGCTTCCATGAATTGA
- the LOC101496395 gene encoding uncharacterized protein — protein MIAGTATLKLNLSLFSSTYSFRNSSSLFPSNFRIRTPYSKPHFLKIYAVSSNDIKVGTNLEVDGAPWRVLEFLHVKPGKGAAFVRTKLKNYLTGNSVDKTFRAGSSIDEADIVKETKQFTYKDGDQFVFMDLSTYEETRLGEKEVGNKTKWLKEGMDCNLLLWNGKVIDVDLPVNVKLSVVDVDPGLKGDTAQGGGTKPATLDTGAVVNVPLFVNIGDEIIVDTRSGQYTSRA, from the exons ATGATTGCGGGAACTGCAACCTTGAAGCTCAACCTCTCACTTTTTTCTTCAACCTACTCTTTCCGCAATTCCTCTTCTTTATTCCCATCCAACTTTCGTATTCGAACCCCTTATTCTAAACCCCATTTTCTCA AGATTTATGCGGTATCAAGTAACGATATTAAAGTCGGTACCAATCTCGAAGTCGATGGTGCACCTTGGCGTGTCTTag AGTTTCTTCATGTTAAACCTGGAAAAGGTGCAGCATTTGTGAGGACCAAGCTCAAGAATTATCTTACAGGAAATTCTGTTGATAAGACCTTCAGAGCTGGAAGTTCG ATTGATGAAGCAGATATAGTCAAGGAAACAAAGCAATTCACATATAAAGATGGTGATCAGTTTGTCTTCATGGACTTG AGTACATATGAGGAGACTCGTCTGGGTGAAAAAGAAGTTGGGAACAAAACAAAGTGGCTGAAAGAGGGAATGGACTGCAATTTGCTATTGTGGAATGGAAAG GTTATTGATGTTGATCTCCCTGTAAACGTTAAGCTTAGTGTAGTCGATGTGGATCCGGGGCTTAAGGGCGACACAGCCCAAG GTGGTGGAACAAAGCCAGCTACTCTTGACACTGGTGCTGTTGTAAATGTCCCGCTCTTCGTAAACATAGGTGACGAAATAATCGTTGATACAAGATCTGGGCAGTACACAAGTCGCGCTTAA
- the LOC101496727 gene encoding uncharacterized protein, with product MASPITKCFQLFVPHYTLIKTPSFTKSNNHPNMSPVKPLLITAHSFSLTNSSLQHTTNNNLINFNHKTTKLRIKALVQNIKSLSSFKNKPDKILQKDAQFQIQTISDFNHLLMALLISKEFNLCLIMFTKLSSFQLVPDCCTYSIIIRCHCEKNDVEEAKGVLFTVLENGLQPDSATITVLINSLCKRGKVKKAMEVFEFMRRKGLKLGVQPYNCLLKGLSYIGRVDEAIEILMGMKKRTNLDLGVDVYSYNAVMDGLCKVGRSDESMGLFNEAIEIGLVPNVVTFNTLIQGYSREGRPMECLGVLKMMKKHDCVPDCISYSTVLHGLLKWNEIVAAFGVYKEMVGIGFEVDLRMMGTLVRRLCKRSLKEKGLIHDADEVFEKMKDRGLVVDKRTVEVMVQAYCWRDKFDEALANLNDMVRWGYSLEAIEFEKVIEGFCGQGRVDDALSSLLLLHANGGIVDRVCYEVLVNELNARGRVFCASFLFGVALKQGVVLVPNKEPMPCEYYEGRGTAS from the coding sequence ATGGCTTCTCCAATTACCAAATGCTTTCAACTTTTTGTACCACATTATACACTCATCAAAACCCCCTCTTTTACCAAATCCAACAATCATCCTAATATGTCACCAGTTAAGCCATTACTTATAACTGCACATTCTTTCTCTCTCACCAATTCATCCCTCCAACACACAACAAACAACAACCTTATTAATTTCAACCACAAAACCACTAAGCTTCGAATCAAAGCTCTTGTCCAAAACATCAAATCATTATCTTCCTTCAAAAACAAACCCGACAAGATTCTACAAAAAGATGCTCAGTTTCAAATTCAAACCATTTCAGATTTCAATCACCTTCTCATGGCTCTACTCATTTCAAAAGAGTTCAACCTTTGTCTCATCATGTTCACAAAGTTATCATCTTTTCAACTTGTTCCAGATTGCTGCACATATTCCATCATCATAAGATGCCACTGTGAGAAAAACGACGTGGAAGAAGCAAAAGGAGTGCTTTTTACTGTTCTTGAAAATGGGTTGCAACCAGATTCTGCGACCATAACCGTTCTCATAAATTCCCTTTGCAAAAGGGGGAAAGTGAAGAAAGCTATGGAGGTTTTTGAATTCATGAGGAGAAAGGGTTTGAAACTTGGTGTTCAACCATATAATTGTTTGTTGAAAGGGTTGTCTTATATAGGAAGAGTTGATGAAGCAATTGAGATTTTGATGGGTATGAAGAAAAGAACCAATTTGGATTTGGGTGTTGATGTTTATTCTTATAATGCTGTTATGGATGGTTTATGCAAAGTGGGTCGTTCTGATGAATCAATGGGATTGTTCAATGAAGCTATTGAAATTGGATTGGTACCTAATGTTGTTACCTTCAACACACTGATTCAAGGGTATTCTAGGGAAGGGAGACCAATGGAGTGTCTTGGTgttttgaagatgatgaagaaacATGATTGTGTTCCTGATTGTATTAGCTATAGTACTGTTTTACATGGGTTGTTAAAGTGGAATGAAATTGTAGCAGCATTTGGGGTTTATAAGGAAATGGTTGGGATTGGATTTGAAGTTGATTTGAGGATGATGGGGACTTTGGTGAGACGTTTGTGTAAGAGGTCATTGAAGGAAAAAGGTTTGATTCATGATGCAGatgaagtgtttgagaaaatgaaagaCAGGGGTTTGGTGGTTGATAAGAGGACAGTTGAGGTGATGGTTCAGGCATATTGTTGGAGGGATAAGTTTGATGAGGCTTTGGCAAATTTGAATGATATGGTTAGATGGGGTTATTCTCTTGAGGCAATTGAATTTGAGAAAGTGATTGAAGGTTTTTGTGGTCAGGGTAGAGTGGATGATGCATTATCAAGTTTGCTCCTTTTGCATGCAAATGGAGGAATTGTTGATAGAGTTTGTTATGAGGTATTGGTTAATGAACTTAATGCACGTGGGAGAGTTTTTTGTGCTTCCTTTTTGTTTGGTGTTGCATTGAAGCAAGGTGTTGTTCTTGTTCCTAACAAAGAGCCTATGCCATGTGAATATTATGAAGGGAGAGGAACTGCAAGTTAG